In Streptomyces sp. P3, one DNA window encodes the following:
- a CDS encoding roadblock/LC7 domain-containing protein: MAVEVEVANELHRLRARMPQLTGALAAGADGLVLAQDMPDVQPEGLAALTAAALGVGRRMVDLAARGDFRELLVRGADGYLATYAAGPAAVLTLLADDRVNVGRLHLEGRRCGARIAELVAARSAGERPFGAGGGRLPPPQVGGRIQGALPLRIPPQSRHRP; encoded by the coding sequence ATGGCCGTCGAGGTCGAGGTCGCGAACGAACTGCACCGCCTGCGCGCCCGTATGCCGCAGCTGACGGGGGCGTTGGCGGCCGGCGCCGACGGTCTCGTTCTGGCCCAGGACATGCCGGACGTCCAACCGGAGGGACTGGCGGCGCTCACCGCGGCGGCGCTCGGCGTCGGACGCCGCATGGTCGACCTGGCGGCCCGCGGCGACTTCCGAGAACTCCTGGTGCGCGGCGCCGACGGCTACCTCGCGACCTACGCGGCCGGGCCGGCCGCCGTGCTGACCCTGCTCGCCGACGACCGGGTCAACGTCGGCCGACTGCACCTGGAGGGGCGGCGCTGCGGCGCACGCATCGCCGAGCTCGTGGCCGCCCGGTCCGCGGGCGAGCGGCCTTTCGGCGCGGGGGGCGGACGATTGCCTCCACCACAGGTCGGCGGCCGGATCCAGGGCGCACTCCCGCTGCGTATCCCGCCTCAGTCCCGCCACCGGCCCTGA
- a CDS encoding FAD-dependent oxidoreductase: MPRPLRVAIVGAGPAGIYAADALLKSAVAADPGVSIDLFERMPAPFGLIRYGVAPDHPRIKGIVTALHQVLDKPQIRLFGNVDYPTDISLDDLRAFYDGVIFSTGAMADREMSIPGIELDGSYGAADFVSWYDGHPDVPRTWPLQAEKVAVLGVGNVALDVARVLAKTADELLPTEIPANVHEGLKANRAREIHVFGRRGPAQAKFSPMELRELDHSPTIEVIVDPEDIDYDEGSIATRRGNKQADMVAKTLENWAIRDVGDRPHKLFLHFFESPTEILGEDGSVVGLRTERTALDGTGNVKGTGEFKDWDVQAVYRAVGYLSEKLPKLPWDLDSGTVPDEGGRVIEESGAHLQSTYVTGWIRRGPVGLIGHTKGDANETVSNLLDDHANGRLHTPDAPEPEAVDAFLAEREVRFTTWEGWHRLDAAEKALGEPQGRERVKIVEREDMLRESGA; the protein is encoded by the coding sequence ATGCCCCGCCCCCTGCGGGTAGCCATTGTCGGAGCCGGCCCCGCCGGGATCTACGCCGCCGACGCGCTGCTCAAGTCCGCCGTGGCCGCCGACCCGGGTGTCTCCATCGACCTCTTCGAGCGCATGCCGGCCCCGTTCGGCCTGATCCGCTACGGCGTCGCCCCGGACCACCCGCGCATCAAGGGCATCGTCACCGCCCTGCACCAGGTCCTCGACAAGCCGCAGATTCGTCTCTTCGGCAACGTCGACTACCCGACCGACATCAGCCTGGACGACCTGCGCGCCTTCTACGACGGCGTGATCTTCTCCACCGGCGCCATGGCCGACCGGGAGATGTCGATCCCGGGGATCGAGCTCGACGGCTCCTACGGCGCCGCCGACTTCGTCTCCTGGTACGACGGTCACCCGGACGTGCCGCGCACCTGGCCGCTCCAGGCCGAGAAGGTAGCGGTCCTGGGCGTCGGCAACGTCGCCCTCGACGTGGCGCGCGTGCTGGCCAAGACGGCGGACGAGCTGCTGCCCACGGAGATCCCGGCCAACGTCCACGAGGGCCTCAAGGCCAACAGGGCGCGGGAGATCCACGTCTTCGGCCGGCGCGGGCCCGCACAGGCGAAGTTCTCGCCGATGGAGCTGCGGGAGCTGGACCACTCCCCCACCATCGAGGTCATCGTCGACCCCGAGGACATCGACTACGACGAGGGCTCGATCGCGACGCGGCGCGGCAACAAGCAGGCCGACATGGTCGCCAAGACGCTGGAGAACTGGGCCATACGCGATGTGGGCGACCGCCCGCACAAATTGTTCCTGCACTTCTTCGAGTCGCCGACGGAGATCCTCGGCGAGGACGGCAGCGTCGTCGGCCTGCGCACCGAGCGCACCGCTCTCGACGGCACCGGCAACGTCAAGGGCACCGGCGAGTTCAAGGACTGGGACGTCCAGGCGGTCTACCGCGCCGTCGGCTACCTCTCCGAGAAGCTGCCGAAGCTGCCCTGGGACCTCGACTCGGGCACCGTTCCGGACGAGGGCGGCCGTGTCATCGAGGAGTCGGGCGCGCACCTGCAGTCCACGTACGTCACCGGCTGGATCCGACGCGGACCGGTCGGCCTGATCGGCCACACCAAGGGCGACGCCAACGAGACGGTGTCGAACCTGCTGGACGACCACGCGAACGGCCGTCTGCACACGCCGGACGCACCCGAACCGGAGGCCGTGGACGCGTTCCTCGCCGAGCGCGAGGTCCGCTTCACCACCTGGGAGGGCTGGCACCGGCTGGACGCCGCCGAGAAGGCGCTCGGCGAGCCGCAGGGCCGCGAGCGCGTGAAGATCGTCGAGCGTGAGGACATGCTGCGGGAGAGCGGCGCGTAG
- a CDS encoding SpoIIE family protein phosphatase/ATP-binding protein yields MVRLLGRSDARQARGPRGPRDRRAPETTLGGRSLAAQVFVLQVVIVLLLVVAAVVALLLQVRHDSAQEARNRSLAVAETFANSPGMVAALNSPNPTAVLQPKAEAARKASDMDFIVVMNTDGIRYTHPKPDRIGKKFVGTLQPALDGGVVVEEVNGTIGRLVQAVVPVRASGGQVVGLVSSGITTEHVGGNADRQLPLVLGSAALALVLATASTALVSRRLQRQTHGLGPREMTRMYEHHDAVLHAVREGVIIVGGEGDLLLANDEAQRLLDLPPDAERRQVLDLGLDRETAQLLASGRMVTDEVHLVGERLLAINQRPTHLAGGPAGSVATLRDSTELRALSGRAEAARERLDMLYAAGVGIGTSLDVTRTAEELTALAVPRFADFATVDLFDAVLDGEEPETKGTLRRTAVGGIRKGAPLYAVGDRIRFVDSAPQARSLGTARAVLEARLSRAPGWRAQDLERTEQVVEFGIHSLITVPVRAGTLILGVVSFWRSERPDPFDPDEVALAEELVARAAISIDNARRFTREHGMAVTLQRSLLPRTLPEQNALDIAYRYLPAQAGVGGDWFDVLPLSGARVALVVGDVVGHGLHAAATMGRLRTAVHNFSALDLPPEELLGLLDELVARIDQDEAGDRGNAAVSGATCLYAIYDPVSRRCTIARAGHPPPAVVRPDGRVEYAEVPAGLPLGLGGLPFETVELELAEGSRLALYTDGLVEDRERDIDTGLEMLRTALERSAAGSPEETCQAVVEALLPARQGDDIALIVARTRALGADRVAEWEVPVDPAAVGEVRSAAVRQLARWDLDELSFATELILSELVTNAIRYGSGPVRVRLLRDRTLICEVSDGSSTSPHLRYAAMTDEGGRGLFLVAQLTERWGTRYTPKGKVIWAEQPLP; encoded by the coding sequence TGGCGGCGCTGAACAGCCCGAATCCGACGGCCGTGCTGCAGCCCAAGGCCGAGGCCGCCCGCAAGGCCTCGGACATGGACTTCATCGTCGTCATGAACACCGACGGCATCCGCTACACACATCCCAAGCCGGACCGCATCGGCAAGAAGTTCGTCGGGACCCTCCAACCGGCGCTGGACGGCGGCGTCGTGGTCGAGGAGGTCAACGGGACCATCGGCCGGCTGGTCCAGGCCGTCGTCCCCGTGCGGGCGTCCGGCGGGCAGGTGGTCGGGCTGGTGTCGTCCGGCATCACGACCGAGCACGTGGGCGGCAACGCCGACCGGCAGCTGCCGCTCGTCCTCGGCAGCGCCGCTCTCGCCCTGGTGCTGGCCACGGCGAGCACCGCGCTGGTCAGCCGTCGGCTGCAGCGCCAGACACACGGCCTCGGACCGCGCGAGATGACCCGGATGTACGAGCACCACGACGCCGTGCTGCACGCCGTGCGGGAGGGCGTGATCATCGTCGGCGGCGAGGGCGACCTGCTGCTCGCCAACGACGAGGCGCAGCGGCTGCTCGATCTGCCCCCGGACGCCGAGCGGCGGCAGGTCCTCGACCTGGGACTGGACCGGGAGACCGCCCAGCTGCTGGCCTCCGGGCGGATGGTGACGGACGAGGTGCACCTGGTCGGGGAACGACTGCTGGCGATCAACCAGCGGCCCACCCACCTGGCGGGCGGTCCGGCCGGCAGCGTCGCGACGCTTCGCGACTCCACCGAACTGCGCGCCCTGTCGGGGCGTGCGGAGGCGGCCCGTGAGCGTCTCGACATGCTGTACGCGGCGGGGGTCGGCATCGGGACGAGCCTGGACGTGACCCGGACGGCGGAGGAGCTGACGGCGCTGGCCGTGCCGAGGTTCGCGGACTTCGCGACCGTCGACCTGTTCGACGCCGTCCTGGACGGCGAGGAGCCCGAGACGAAGGGCACGCTACGGCGCACGGCGGTCGGCGGGATCCGCAAGGGCGCTCCGCTGTACGCCGTGGGCGATCGGATCCGGTTCGTCGACTCCGCGCCGCAGGCCCGCAGCCTGGGGACCGCGCGGGCCGTGCTGGAGGCCCGGCTGTCCCGGGCGCCGGGCTGGCGTGCCCAGGACCTGGAACGGACCGAACAGGTCGTGGAGTTCGGCATCCACTCGCTGATCACGGTGCCGGTACGGGCCGGCACGCTGATTCTGGGCGTGGTCAGTTTCTGGCGTTCGGAGCGGCCCGACCCGTTCGATCCGGACGAGGTGGCGCTCGCCGAGGAGTTGGTGGCGCGGGCGGCCATCTCCATCGACAACGCGCGCCGTTTCACCCGCGAGCACGGCATGGCCGTCACGCTGCAGCGGAGCCTGCTGCCCCGTACGCTGCCGGAGCAGAACGCCCTGGACATCGCCTACCGGTATCTGCCCGCGCAGGCCGGTGTGGGGGGCGACTGGTTCGACGTGCTGCCCCTGTCGGGTGCCCGGGTCGCTCTGGTCGTCGGGGACGTGGTGGGACACGGGCTGCACGCGGCGGCCACCATGGGGCGACTGCGCACCGCGGTGCACAACTTCTCCGCGCTGGATCTTCCCCCCGAGGAACTGCTGGGTCTGCTCGACGAGTTGGTGGCGCGCATCGACCAGGACGAGGCGGGCGACCGGGGCAACGCGGCCGTCTCCGGGGCGACCTGTCTGTACGCCATCTACGACCCGGTGTCCCGGCGCTGCACGATCGCCCGCGCCGGCCATCCGCCGCCGGCGGTGGTGCGTCCGGACGGCCGGGTCGAGTACGCCGAAGTGCCGGCGGGGCTCCCGCTCGGGCTGGGCGGTCTGCCGTTCGAGACGGTCGAACTGGAGTTGGCCGAGGGCAGCCGGCTGGCGTTGTACACGGACGGGCTGGTGGAGGACCGGGAGCGGGACATCGACACCGGTCTGGAGATGCTGCGCACGGCGCTGGAGCGCAGCGCCGCGGGTTCGCCGGAGGAGACCTGCCAGGCGGTCGTGGAAGCGCTGCTGCCGGCCCGGCAGGGCGACGACATCGCTCTGATCGTCGCGCGCACCCGGGCCCTGGGCGCCGACCGGGTCGCCGAGTGGGAGGTGCCGGTGGACCCGGCGGCGGTCGGCGAGGTGCGGTCGGCGGCGGTGCGGCAGCTGGCGCGCTGGGACCTCGACGAGCTGTCCTTCGCGACGGAGCTGATCCTGAGCGAGCTGGTCACCAACGCGATCCGCTACGGCAGCGGGCCCGTGCGGGTGCGGCTGCTGCGGGACCGCACGCTGATCTGCGAGGTCTCGGACGGCAGCAGCACCTCGCCGCATCTGCGGTACGCGGCGATGACCGACGAGGGCGGGCGCGGGCTGTTCCTGGTGGCGCAGCTCACCGAGCGCTGGGGCACTCGGTACACCCCCAAGGGCAAGGTGATCTGGGCCGAACAGCCGCTGCCCTGA
- a CDS encoding PadR family transcriptional regulator, whose protein sequence is MTQAAFFVLTALADQPRHGYGILREIEELSAGEVQLRVGTLYGVLDRLTADGLIALDREEVQQGRLRRYYRVTDDGVRALAAEADRMAAGAGAARRRIAEGRRAPGTVIPPAPGPGLAGGLA, encoded by the coding sequence ATGACCCAGGCCGCCTTCTTCGTGCTGACGGCCCTCGCCGATCAGCCGCGGCACGGCTACGGCATCCTGCGGGAGATAGAGGAACTCTCGGCCGGTGAGGTGCAGTTGAGGGTGGGCACGCTGTACGGCGTGCTCGACCGGCTCACCGCCGACGGGCTCATCGCCCTGGACCGCGAGGAGGTCCAGCAGGGCAGACTCAGGCGCTACTACCGTGTCACCGACGACGGTGTCCGGGCCCTCGCGGCGGAGGCCGACCGTATGGCGGCCGGCGCCGGCGCGGCCAGACGCCGCATCGCCGAGGGACGCCGCGCCCCCGGGACCGTCATTCCGCCGGCCCCCGGGCCCGGACTCGCCGGAGGTCTGGCATGA
- a CDS encoding DUF1152 domain-containing protein, with product MFSLQEPPLFTRLRDARRVLVAGAGGGFDVYAGLPLAFALRAAGKDVHLANLSFADLYGLPSDVWLQPDVAAVGPDLAVRGDYFPERTLARWLDRQGLPSTVYAFPRTGVQPLRAAYRALVDHLGGVDAVVLVDGGTDILMRGDEHGLGTPEEDMASLAAVQALDDVPQRLVACLGFGVDAYHGISHSLVLENLAGLDRAGSYLGAFSLPRHSPEGALYLDAVADAQACTPGHPSIVNGSVAAAVRGDFGDVRFTERTKDGELFVNPLMTLYFCVDAPGLARRNLYLDRLADTVLMRQISSRIEEFRDELPRLRQPRAFPH from the coding sequence GTGTTCTCCCTCCAGGAACCTCCTCTCTTCACCCGGCTGCGCGACGCGCGCCGGGTGCTCGTCGCCGGCGCGGGCGGCGGTTTCGACGTGTACGCGGGGCTTCCGCTGGCGTTCGCCCTGCGGGCGGCGGGCAAGGACGTCCACCTGGCGAACCTCTCGTTCGCCGATCTGTACGGGCTGCCCTCGGACGTGTGGCTGCAGCCCGACGTCGCGGCCGTCGGCCCCGACCTCGCCGTGCGCGGCGACTACTTCCCCGAACGCACCCTGGCCCGCTGGCTCGACCGACAGGGGCTGCCCTCCACCGTGTACGCCTTCCCGCGCACCGGCGTGCAGCCGCTGCGCGCCGCCTACCGGGCGCTGGTGGACCACCTGGGCGGGGTGGACGCCGTGGTCCTGGTGGACGGCGGCACCGACATCCTGATGCGCGGCGACGAGCACGGACTGGGCACGCCCGAGGAGGACATGGCGAGCCTGGCCGCCGTGCAGGCTCTCGACGACGTCCCCCAGCGTCTGGTGGCCTGTCTGGGCTTCGGTGTGGACGCGTATCACGGGATCAGCCACTCCCTGGTGCTGGAGAACCTGGCCGGACTCGACCGGGCGGGCTCCTACCTCGGCGCGTTCTCCCTGCCGCGGCACAGCCCCGAGGGCGCCCTCTACCTCGACGCGGTGGCCGACGCCCAGGCGTGCACGCCGGGCCATCCCAGCATCGTCAACGGGTCCGTCGCGGCCGCCGTGCGCGGCGACTTCGGCGACGTCCGGTTCACCGAGCGCACGAAGGACGGCGAGCTGTTCGTCAACCCCCTCATGACCCTGTACTTCTGCGTCGACGCGCCCGGTCTGGCCCGTCGCAACCTCTACCTGGACCGGCTGGCCGACACCGTCCTGATGCGGCAGATCAGCTCCCGCATAGAGGAGTTCCGTGACGAGTTGCCCCGGCTGCGGCAGCCGCGCGCCTTCCCGCACTGA
- a CDS encoding serine/threonine-protein kinase has protein sequence MSTGGTHRRVVDGRFELVERLGGGGMGLVWRAHDLVLQRAVAVKEVRHADPDLAEHDPAAAGVLRERVLREARALARVHHPNVVTIHHIVDGGEHTYPWIVMELVEGGSLQDRLERGVMPPVEAARMGREVLAALRAAHAVGIEHRDVKPANVLLRPDGRPVLTDFGIAAVRESAGLTATGSVIGSPDYMAPERVSGKEGGSAADLWSLGMLMYVAVEGHHPLRRGSTLATLAAVLSEDVPAPRGAGPLTAVLTALLVRDPQARPDAARVDLMLAAATAAAPAPGVVFPSAPLPPPGAALPPAPVPSAVQAPQPSTTSYPLTPPAAPPGVVTVVPPAGARPPARRGRTTAVAVLAGALAGVLAWTLFPYLHDGGDSGGSGGASPLPGVSASQSARQAASGASGGASDDPSEAASGGASDTQKVDLLSGDGVKNVVAKLSAATGGAKVTSLAVYEEYAIAEVSVKGRPKLYDRYTYRGGDVAVKDGPGGTVMSGKVPVDLDVYDWDKVPGLLARAAKTLGVPRPTSRYLLVDPGSTVFDTGPSMSVYLSDDYGSGYLRADVKGRVIATYPRDDG, from the coding sequence ATGAGCACAGGGGGAACCCACAGACGCGTCGTCGACGGACGCTTCGAGCTGGTGGAGCGACTCGGCGGGGGAGGGATGGGCCTGGTGTGGCGGGCCCACGACCTGGTCCTGCAGCGCGCGGTGGCGGTGAAGGAGGTGCGGCACGCGGACCCGGACCTCGCCGAGCACGACCCGGCGGCCGCCGGCGTGCTGCGGGAGCGCGTGCTGCGGGAGGCCCGCGCGCTGGCACGCGTCCACCATCCCAACGTCGTCACCATCCATCACATCGTCGACGGCGGCGAGCACACGTATCCGTGGATCGTGATGGAGCTCGTCGAGGGCGGCTCCCTGCAGGACCGGCTGGAACGGGGCGTGATGCCGCCGGTCGAGGCCGCCCGGATGGGCCGCGAGGTGCTGGCCGCGCTGCGTGCCGCGCATGCCGTCGGCATCGAGCACCGTGACGTGAAGCCCGCCAACGTCCTGCTGCGCCCCGACGGACGGCCGGTGCTCACCGACTTCGGCATCGCCGCGGTCCGGGAGTCCGCCGGCCTCACCGCCACCGGCTCGGTCATCGGCTCGCCGGACTACATGGCTCCGGAACGGGTCAGTGGGAAGGAGGGCGGCTCCGCCGCCGACCTGTGGTCCCTCGGGATGCTCATGTACGTCGCCGTGGAGGGGCACCATCCGCTGCGCAGGGGCAGCACACTCGCCACCCTGGCCGCCGTGCTGAGCGAGGACGTGCCCGCGCCGCGCGGCGCAGGCCCGCTGACGGCCGTTCTCACGGCGCTGCTCGTGCGCGACCCGCAGGCCCGCCCCGACGCGGCCCGGGTCGACCTGATGCTGGCGGCCGCGACCGCCGCCGCGCCGGCGCCGGGCGTGGTCTTCCCCTCTGCTCCGCTCCCGCCGCCGGGCGCTGCCCTTCCGCCGGCTCCGGTCCCGTCGGCGGTCCAGGCTCCGCAGCCTTCGACGACCTCGTACCCGCTCACTCCGCCCGCGGCCCCGCCCGGCGTCGTCACGGTCGTCCCGCCGGCCGGCGCCCGGCCCCCCGCCCGCCGCGGCCGTACCACCGCCGTCGCCGTGCTGGCCGGCGCTCTGGCCGGCGTCCTGGCGTGGACGCTGTTTCCGTACCTCCACGACGGCGGCGACAGCGGCGGAAGCGGAGGCGCCTCACCCCTGCCCGGCGTGTCCGCGTCGCAGAGCGCCCGGCAGGCCGCCTCCGGAGCGTCCGGGGGTGCTTCCGACGACCCCTCCGAGGCGGCTTCCGGCGGCGCGTCCGACACCCAGAAGGTCGACCTGCTCAGCGGGGACGGCGTCAAGAACGTCGTGGCGAAGCTGTCGGCGGCCACGGGCGGGGCGAAGGTGACGAGCCTCGCGGTGTACGAGGAGTACGCCATCGCCGAGGTCTCCGTGAAGGGCCGCCCGAAGCTCTACGACCGGTACACGTACCGCGGTGGGGACGTGGCGGTGAAGGACGGCCCGGGCGGCACCGTGATGAGCGGCAAGGTCCCCGTCGACCTGGACGTCTACGACTGGGACAAGGTGCCCGGGCTGCTGGCGCGGGCCGCGAAGACCCTCGGCGTCCCCCGCCCCACCAGCCGCTACCTGCTGGTCGACCCGGGGTCCACGGTCTTCGACACCGGACCGTCGATGAGCGTCTACCTGTCCGACGACTACGGCAGCGGGTACCTCCGGGCCGACGTCAAGGGACGGGTGATCGCGACGTATCCGCGCGACGACGGCTGA